One window of the Esox lucius isolate fEsoLuc1 chromosome 8, fEsoLuc1.pri, whole genome shotgun sequence genome contains the following:
- the erich3 gene encoding glutamate-rich protein 3 — protein sequence MRYLIAGVFEQDGQYSNPEFSVHFRKLLPEIMSHVNPGLLSAYNSLTDKHLTGYFNNTRIRRHLQRVGLITRSGRIVPDKEYRIRVMQKAHQRNVRECLAQAVFHKVLHMERLHQIEIKRKLEDFARRERVHKMKVERSKRYEDDVIQILSPRPPTGPRVSHALHSGPEGEHSESSESPGSSRPNTAPGKMQRPVRLKPINSSRTRASKRHTFPYRPQDGSHHTEQPFNCTIDKEPRRQVTVTESSPGVSPYRLPVINNFVTPVPPPPKKKERGGFKGTPTGTLRGRRLRPTTAPNGLNMTEDLDPVRTSVQSKVCVSMVYFGKTVHLSHDLMDLRDEVKVFQQHCGGENLCVFRGRVQEAETFQFVSRRHRGFPFSLTFFLNGLQVERLSSCCEFKHRKGSRLGGRNGHFGFSKVEGASPCYRCIIAMGLDKKPTPPPKRIKEDIMVDSPSNTGKGTAGEEEEKVSCSQPEPETIQAQNMETVNNEDKPSEDDKPKDDYDEDFEADEEDEDGHPQKEKNFAPASREREEDQQEIDDHSDVEDYEKDEQKRSMSGSSSSGSERDDSEADDEEDQTVKQGADIPKNPEEEALPQAEQEKDTVTTTTSATIAPDSDQQPTEDGTDMETSSPTPPQTTPTGGEDTGTLGDSPRYSVGRTTELEVSGTSAQSERDGKGDEDRDEAEGEEKERVAKVKDKSTLEEEELERAKSVQDKLVEAIFKEIQSHSEPELSDSSTETEEDPTEKTQQRDTAGVEPEKNLAFTLQQKISTEEVNSGDNSVNVAIESFKNEEGDISTVDYGIDKVEEVSHTEEYALKDKGNTEEEREEEEAVQTEDVKDADNPKEDRVKKEFVQTREDGEKDEDIMEGDKIEEEAAQTEESDVKDEENTEGDKVEEEEAQTEENSVKDEENTEGVKLEEEESQTEEENVKDEENTEGDKVEESQTEEENIKDEENTEGDKVEEEEAQTEENNVKEEENTEGDKLEEEESQTEEENIKDEENTQGDKVEEAQTEEENIKDEENTEGDKGEAEGAQSEENSVKAKDNTEGDKLEEVGAQIEENVLKDEENTEEDKVDEGNVVTEEYKVKEETAETEDDDGKDEQNTEEAKEEEETDKVNTGAHFGADDEKVKVDKIENDQEKDDDKKAAEGDKVVSKDYVEQMENVEIGEKVKPDGEEDKEDKANAEEDIEDRADEEDKEAKANAEEDKDKADEEDKDDKADGEKGDKADGEKGDKADREDKEDDKKDEEDKEDKTDGEDKEDTADGEEKEDKADEADKGDKANGEQNKEDKENELTENRTGDKWEEEVLKEKVVDLEEELPTSEIHAHETKIQEDEIDQCESYKESESAQTSKDSTEERNGTLLSRDETNKKDNDVETVNGEVAAALEAQSETARECTESTSHDPKDKENSEGVDTAVETGMEAETNTDELNQVDREEEATDQEAIGKWEGTKLDHKVNGDKSKEEAMAQYTEGSVDAKKTEESEETRETSEQNAESKDIVVDSTLESRGRNPDSSTENLDESKERQANLLKKEQVLYSNLNQKHLNKKRVNQVQKPMALKKV from the exons ATGAGATATCTGATAGCTGGAGTGTTTGAGCAAGACGGACAGTATTCTAACCCGGAGTTCTCcgtacattttagaaaactaCTTCCCGAAATTATGAGTCACGTAAACCCAGG ACTCCTCTCAGCCTAcaacagtctgacagacaaacacCTCACTGGATACTTCAACAACACGCGCatcagaagacatctgcagagAGTTGGCCTG ATCACCAGGAGCGGGCGAATTGTCCCAGACAAGGAGTACAGAATCAGAGTGATGCAGAAAGCCCATCAGAGGAATGTGAGGGAATGCTTGGCTCAGGCTGTCTTCCACAAGGTGCTCCACATGGAG CGCCTTCATCAGATTGAAATCAAGAGGAAATTAGAAGATTTTGCCCGGAGGGAGAGAGTACATAAAATGAAG GTGGAACGCTCCAAGAGGTACGAGGATGATGTCATCCAAATCCTGTCTCCCCGACCCCCCACAGGCCCCAGAGTTTCCCACGCACTGCATTCTGGGCCGGAGGGGGAGCATTCTGAGTCCTCTGAATCT CCGGGTTCGTCTCGACCCAACACAGCTCCAGGGAAGATGCAGAGACCGGTGCGCCTAAAGCCCATCAACAGTAGCAGAACCAGGGCCTCCAAAAGACACACCTTCCCCTACAGACCACAGGACGGCTCCCACCACACTGAGCAGCCTTTCAACTGCACT ATAGATAAAGAACCCAGAAGGCAGGTGACTGTGACAGAGTCTTCCCCGGGTGTGTCTCCCTACCGTCTTCCAGTCATCAACAACTTTGTCACCCCTGTTCCCCCTCCACCCAAGAAGAAGGAGAGGGGCGGTTTCAAGGGTACCCCCACTGGTACTCTAAGGGGACGGAGACTGCGCCCCACTACAGCTCCAAATGGCCTCAATATGACAGAG GACCTAGATCCCGTGCGGACCTCAGTGCAGAGTAAAGTCTGTGTGAGCATGGTGTATTTTGGGAAGACGGTTCACCTGTCACATGACCTCATGGACCTGAGGGATGAGGTCAAAGTGTTTCAGCAGCACTGTGGAGGGGAGaacctgtgtgtgttcaggggtCGAGTCCAGGAAGCAG AGACGTTCCAGTTTGTGTCGCGGCGTCACCGAGGTTTCCCCTTCAGCCTCACGTTCTTCCTGAATGGACTGCAGGTGGAGCGGCTCAGCTCGTGCTGTGAGTTCAAACACAGGAAAGGTTCACGGCTCGGAGGCCGCAATGGCCATTTTGGCTTCTCCAAAGTGGAGGGAGCCTCGCCCTGCTACAG GTGTATCATCGCCATGGGGTTAGATAAGAAGCCCACGCCTCCTCCAAAGAGAATCAAAGAGGACATCATGGTTGACAGCCCCAGTAACACTGGGAAGGGCACtgcaggggaggaggaggagaaagtcAGCTGCTCCCAACCAGAACCTGAGACCATCCAAGCACAGAACATGGAGACTGTTAATAACGAGGACAAACCGTCAGAGGACGACAAACCTAAAGATG ATTATGATGAGGACTTTGAAGCagatgaggaggatgaggatggacacccacagaaagaaaaaaattttGCTCCTGCttccagagaaagagaggaagatcAACAAGAGATAGATGACCACTCTGATGTTGAGGACTATGAAAAAGATG AACAGAAAAGGTCAATGTCAGGCTCCAGTTCCTCAGGCAGTGAGAGGGACGACAGCGAGGCTGATGACGAGGAGGACCAGACAGTCAAACAGGGAGCTGATATACCCAAAAACCCAGAGGAGGAGGCACTACCCCAGGCTGAGCAGGAGAAAGACACCGTCACCACAACCACTTCTGCCACCATAGCACCTGATTCAGACCAACAACCCACAGAGGATGGGACTGACATGGAGACCAGCTCTCCAACCCCACCCCAGACCACCCCCACTGGGGGGGAGGACACAGGGACTCTGGGTGACAGCCCTAGGTACAGTGTGGGAAGAACCACAGAGCTGGAGGTGTCAGGCACTAGTGCACAGTCAGAAAGGGATGGGAAAGGGGATGAGGACAGGGATGAAGCTGAGggggaagaaaaggagagagtggCTAAAGTCAAGGATAAGTCCACCCTGGAGGAGGAAGAGCTTGAGAGGG CCAAGTCTGTTCAGGATAAATTGGTGGAGGCCATTTTCAAAGAGATCCAGAGTCACTCAGAGCCAGAGCTAAGTGACTCCAGCACTGAGACAGAGGAAGATCCCACTGAGAAAACCCAACAACGAGACACTGCTG GTGTGGAACCAGAGAAAAACCTAGCTTTTACTCTGCAGCAAAAAATCAGTACAGAGGAGGTTAATTCTGGAGACAATTCTGTGAATGTGGCAATAGAATCTTTTAAGAATGAAGAGGGAGACATTTCTACTGTGGATTATGGAATTGATAAGGTAGAAGAGGTTTCCCATACTGAGGAATATGCTCTAAAGGATAAAGGAAATACTGAAGAGGAAAGGGAAGAAGAAGAGGCTGTCCAAACTGAAGATGTAAAAGATGCAGACAATCCTAAAGAGGACAGGGTAAAAAAAGAATTTGTCCAAACTAGAGAAGATGGTGAAAAAGATGAAGATATTATGGAAGGAGATAAGATAGAGGAAGAGGCTGCACAAACTGAAGAAAGCGATGTAAAAGATGAAGAAAATACTGAAGGAGAtaaggtagaggaagaggaggcccAAACTGAAGAAAACAGTGTAAAAGATGAAGAAAATACTGAAGGAGTTAAGCTAGAGGAAGAGGAATCCCAAACTgaagaagaaaatgtaaaagatgAAGAAAATACTGAAGGTGATAAGGTAGAGGAATCCCAAACtgaagaagaaaatataaaagatGAAGAAAATACTGAAGGAGAtaaggtagaggaagaggaggcccaaactgaagaaaacaatgtaaaagaagaagaaaatactGAAGGAGATAAGCTAGAGGAAGAGGAATCCCAAACtgaagaagaaaatataaaagatGAAGAAAATACTCAAGGAGATAAGGTAGAGGAAGCCCAAACTGAAGAGGAAAATATAAAAGATGAAGAAAATACTGAAGGAGAtaagggagaggcagagggagccCAAAGTGAAGAAAACAGTGTAAAAGCTAAAGATAATACTGAAGGAGATAAGCTAGAGGAAGTGGGAGCCCAAattgaagaaaatgttttaaaagatgAAGAAAATACTGAAGAAGATAAGGTAGATGAAGGTAATGTTGTAACTGAAGAGTATAAAGTAAAAGAAGAGACTGCAGAAACTGAAGATGATGATGGAAAAGATGAACAAAATACTGAAGAAGcaaaggaagaagaggagacagACAAAGTAAATACAGGAGCACATTTTGGAGCTGATGATGAGAAAGTTAAGGTAGACAAAATTGAGAATGATCAAGAAAAAGATGACGACAAAAAGGCGGCAGAAGGAGATAAGGTGGTGAGTAAAGATTATGTTGAACAAATGGAAAATGTGGAAATAGGTGAAAAAGTTAAACCAGATGGAGAAGAAGACAAAGAAGATAAGGCAAATGCAGAAGAAGACATAGAAGATAGGGCAGATGAAGAAGACAAAGAAGCAAAGGCAAATGCAGAAGAAGACAAAGATAAGGCAGATGAAGAAGACAAAGACGATAAGGCAGATGGAGAAAAAGGAGATAAGGCAGATGGAGAAAAAGGAGATAAGGCAGATAGAGAAGACAAAGAAGATGATAAGAAAGATGAAGAAGACAAAGAAGATAAGACAGATGGAGAAGACAAAGAAGATACGGCAGatggagaagagaaagaagataAGGCAGATGAAGCAGACAAAGGAGATAAGGCAAATGGAGAACAAAACAAAGAAGATAAGGAAAATGAGTTAACAGAAAATAGAACTGGAGATAAATGGGAAGAGGAAGTACTAAAGGAAAAGGTTGTGGATTTAGAGGAGGAACTCCCAACAAGTGAGATTCATGCTCATGAGACCAAGATTCAAGAAGATGAGATTGATCAATGTGAATCATATAAAGAGAGTGAATCAGCCCAGACTTCCAAGGACAGCACTGAAGAAAGAAATGGGACGTTATTAAGTCGTGATGAAACCAataaaaaggacaatgatgTAGAGACTGTGAATGGAGAAGTAGCTGCAGCATTAGAGGCTCAGAGCGAAACCGCGAGAGAGTGTACAGAATCCACAAGCCACGACcctaaagacaaagaaaactcaGAAGGAGTGGACACGGCTGTTGAAACAGGCATGGAGGCAGAAACAAATACAGATGAACTAAATCAggtagacagagaggaagaggctACAGACCAGGAGGCAATTGGCAAATGGGAAGGAACCAAATTAGATCACAAAGTCAATGGAGACAAATCTAAAGAGGAGGCTATGGCACAATACACTGAGGGGTCTGTGGATGCTAAGAAGACAGAGGAATCTGAAGAGACCCGAGAGACTTCTGAACAAAATGCGGAGTCAAAGGACATAGTTGTAGATAGTACACTTGAGAGTCGTGGTAGGAACCCAGATTCAAGCACAGAGAATTTGGATGAGAGCAAG GAGAGGCAAGCAAATCTTCTGAAGAAGGAGCAAGTGTTGTACTCAAACCTCAATCAGAAACACCTCAACAAGAAAAGAGTGAATCAGGTACAGAAGCCAATGGCCTTAAAGAAAGTGTAA